A window of Ovis canadensis isolate MfBH-ARS-UI-01 breed Bighorn chromosome X, ARS-UI_OviCan_v2, whole genome shotgun sequence contains these coding sequences:
- the CETN2 gene encoding centrin-2 isoform X1 produces the protein MGSEATRAGRWELRRVGVYVGCRNNGKWNPSGMASNFKKANMASTTQRKRMSPKPELTEEQKQEIREAFDLFDADGTGTIDVKELKVAMRALGFEPKKEEIKKMISEIDKEGTGKMNFSDFLTVMTQKMSEKDTKEEILKAFKLFDDDETGKISFKNLKRVAKELGENLSDEELQEMIDEADRDGDGEVNEQEFLRIMKKTSLY, from the exons ATGGGGAGCGAGGCCACGCGCGCGGGGCGGTGGGAACTGCGCAGAGTCGGTGTGTACGTCGGTTGCCGTAACAACGGGAAGTGGAATCCATCCGGGATG GCCTCTAACTTTAAGAAGGCAAACATGGCATCGACTACCCAGCGAAAAAGGATGAGTCCTAAACCTGAGCTTACCGAAGAGCAGAAACAGGAAATTCGAGAAGCCTTTGATCTCTTTGATGCTGATGGAACTGGGACAATTGATGTTAAGGAACTTAAG GTGGCAATGAGGGCCCTGGGCTTTgaaccaaaaaaagaagagatcaAGAAAATGATAAGCGAAATTGATAAGGAAGGGACAGGAAAAATGAACTTTAGTGACTTTTTAACTGTGATGACTCAGAAAATG TCTGAGAAGGATACCAAAGAAGAAATCTTGAAAGCCTTCAAGCTCTTTGATGATGATGAGACTGGGAAGATATCATTCAAAAACCTCAAACGTGTGGCCAAGGAGTTGGGTGAGAACCTCTCTGACGAGGAGCTGCAG GAAATGATTGATGAAGCTGATCGAGATGGAGACGGAGAAGTCAATGAGCAGGAGTTCCTGCGCATTATGAAGAAGACGAGCCTTTATTAA
- the CETN2 gene encoding centrin-2 isoform X2, with translation MASTTQRKRMSPKPELTEEQKQEIREAFDLFDADGTGTIDVKELKVAMRALGFEPKKEEIKKMISEIDKEGTGKMNFSDFLTVMTQKMSEKDTKEEILKAFKLFDDDETGKISFKNLKRVAKELGENLSDEELQEMIDEADRDGDGEVNEQEFLRIMKKTSLY, from the exons ATGGCATCGACTACCCAGCGAAAAAGGATGAGTCCTAAACCTGAGCTTACCGAAGAGCAGAAACAGGAAATTCGAGAAGCCTTTGATCTCTTTGATGCTGATGGAACTGGGACAATTGATGTTAAGGAACTTAAG GTGGCAATGAGGGCCCTGGGCTTTgaaccaaaaaaagaagagatcaAGAAAATGATAAGCGAAATTGATAAGGAAGGGACAGGAAAAATGAACTTTAGTGACTTTTTAACTGTGATGACTCAGAAAATG TCTGAGAAGGATACCAAAGAAGAAATCTTGAAAGCCTTCAAGCTCTTTGATGATGATGAGACTGGGAAGATATCATTCAAAAACCTCAAACGTGTGGCCAAGGAGTTGGGTGAGAACCTCTCTGACGAGGAGCTGCAG GAAATGATTGATGAAGCTGATCGAGATGGAGACGGAGAAGTCAATGAGCAGGAGTTCCTGCGCATTATGAAGAAGACGAGCCTTTATTAA